Within the Streptomyces sp. R41 genome, the region TCCTGCTTCGAACGGTAGCCACCCGGCGAGCCCTTGGAGCCCTTGGCCCCGATCATCGGTTGCGAGAGCCGGTGCGCGATCGTGAGGATGCCTGCTTCGAGGTTGTGGATGCAGGCGAGCTGTCCACGCCGGGCCAGCGCGCATTGGTCATGCGTGGCCTTGGTCATGCTGCCCGCCCAGCGGGAGGACGACTCTGCGGTCAGAGCACGCTTGCGCTGGGCCCACTGGTGGCTGTCATGGTGGATCCCGGCTGCGCAGCGTGCCTTCAGGTCGCGCGAGGCCAGGGAGCCGAGCAGCTCACCAACCAGACGCAGGACCTTCTCGTCATGAGCGGTCAGGCCCTTGAGGCTGGCGCGGATCGCCACCCCGGAGGGCCCGGGCACCACGAACGGGGCCGCCACCTCGCGCAGGCCGCCCATTCCCCACCCCCACCCGGTACCGAAGATCCCAACAACACACCCAACGAGCACCCCTCGCAAAGGTCACCCATTCGATGCAGGAACCTTCGTTCCCCTCCAAGGTCCTTGCGCATATTCGCGACGCTCACTCATGCACACCAGAATGTGCCCAGGCGCTGTCAACCGCCAGCAGTTTCCAACCCCTTGGCCAACGGCCTCCACGGCCCCTGGAACCTGGCCGCCCTCGAAGCCGGCAAGCACGTGCTCCCCGAGAAGCCGTCCGCGAGCAACGCCGAGGAGGCGGCGGAGGTCCAGGAGGCGGCCGCCAGGGCGGGCACCGTCTTCATGGAGGGCTTCCACTATCTCTTCCATCCGGTCACCCGGCGCCTGCACGAGGTGCTGGACAGCGGGGAGTTGGGGGACCTCCGGCACGTCGAGACCATGGTCGCCATGCCCCCGCCGCCGGACGACGACGTACGGTGGTCGCTCCCGCTTGCGGGCGGAGCGCTGATGGACCTGGGGTGCTACAGCGTCTCTGATTAGCTGAGTGATCCTATGCAAGTCGTGGTGTCTGGCATGGGTTCTGCCCACCGTGGAGGGGTGGCGTGGGTGTGCAGGTGGAAGCCCGCGCCCAGTGCTGCTCCTCGTGGCCGGTGTCGGCTGGTGGTGGGTGTGCTGATCGTCGTCACGCCCTGGTGCCGGTGGGCTGCGCGGGGCAGCCGGGTCCGGTCCGTGTGAGCGTGCCCCTCCGGACGCTGGCCCGCCGAACCCGAGGGTCTGGCAGGGGAGGGTGCCCTGCGTCGCCTGGGCGCGGGGCGTGTGGTGCGGTGCCGGGTGGGTCCGGTCTTGGACCGATCAGTCCGGCTGCTCTTCGGCGGCGGCGCCGTGATGACCGCGCCTGCTTCGAGTCTGTCCACCACCGTACGGATCGTCATGGCCCCGCTGGTGCGGTCGGTGACGGTTTTGGTCTGGTGGGTGAGACCGCGGGCGGCGATGCGCCGCCACGCTCCTTGGTCGCGGTCGCCCTGCCAGCCGCAGGAGCCGCACACGGCCCATTTCCAGCCCGGTGTCGTGGGCCGGTCGGGGGCCTTGCGGTGCCGCAGTGGCACCAGGCAGTGCGGGCAGCGCTTGGAGGTGCCTCTGGCCGGGACGGTGACCACGGCGATACCGGCCTCCGCGGCCAGGTGCCGCATACGGTCCACGATCCGGCCGCGCACCGCCTGGGACATGCGGGTGTTGATGCTGCGGCCCATGCCGCGGGCTTCCATCGAACGGAGGTCTTCGACGTAGATGACGCTCGCCCCGGCGGTGATGGCCTGGTCGACGGCCCAGCGGGCGGCGGCCCGGGCCAGCGCGTCGTTGAGGTTCGACCGCCGATAGGAGACGTGCCGGATCTCGTCGGCCAGCACCGCGTGCCTGCCGGTCAAGTAGTGCTCTTCGGCCCCGCCGATGAGCCGCTCGTAGTGGCCGGCCTTGGTGTGCAGGTGCTCGCCCTGACGGCGCAGCCGGTGCTGTTTGGCGAGGACTCCGGCGGCGCGGAACATCGCCCCGGCCCCGAGGGCGGTGATCGTGCCGTCGCCGTGCAGGCGGGCGGCTCCGGCGGACAGCAGGGTGTTCAGCCCCCAGTCCACGCCCAGCGCGACCACATGCCCGGTCCGCTGGATCTTCGGGACGGCGTGGGTGTAGGCGAGATCGGCCCGCACCCGGCCCTGGTGGATGCGCAGGGTGGGCAGGTGCAGCACCACGTTCGCGGGGATCGTCGGCGGCAGCGCGAGCGGACAGGCCACCCACCCCCAGTCCGCGTAGGACCGCGGGTGGGGACGGGTCGGCAGTTGCAGTCGCAGCAGGGCCCGGCCTGGATCGGTCTCGTGCCGTTCGATGGTGTCCTGCTGCCCGTCACAGGCCGACAGCAGCAGCATCCGCGCGCTGCGGGGCGCGGCCTCCACCTCGAACACATCAGCCGGCATCCGACCGTGTTCCTTGACGAAGGCGGCGATCTGCCGGGTACGGGACTTGATCACGCCGGACGGCACAGACCGCCCGCCGGGCACCGCCTCCCGCACCGCATCCCACTCCTCCGCAGTGCGCCTGGCGGGGTCGGCGGGCCAGGTCGCGATGACCGCGGCGGTCAGGTCGGCACGCCACTTCGCCGAACGCAGTGTGCGCCCGGCCGTCTCCTGGGCCATCCGCACGATGCGGTCGTTGACGCGGATGCCCTCGGACGGGCCGACGGCCCAGCCCAGGCGACGCAGGGCCATCCACGCGTTCGACGGCAGCGCACGGCCCCCGGCGTCCTCACCGCGCGCCAGCACGTCCACATCACCGGTATTCCAGTGCTCGGCCAGCAGGGCGGCGGCCATGCCGGACACCAGATCGGCAGCCCAGCCCACCCGCTCCGACAGCACAGCAGCCGACAGGACTTCGCCGCCCCTCTCCTCCACGCCCGTACGCAGCAGACCACGGGCACAGGCGGTGCGGGCAGTCTCACCCTCGCCGAGCGGCAGCTTCCGGCTCACCACCGCCCCCTCCCCGTCCGTGATGCTGTCATCAGATCAACGACACACCCCACAAGAAGGTCACCCATTCGATCCCTGCACTCACATGCGACACAAACACCGAACACACCGCATGACGCCAGCAGATGACGAATCACTACGGATACCTAAGGAGGCATGTGAGCCTGCACGCCCAGCGCATGCTCGCCCCTTGGGCGGGCGGCCCGCCCCGACTGGTCGCCGCGCGGGGCGGCGAGCGAGGCGACAGCGGGGTCCCCCCGGACGGAGTCCGCAGGGCCGACGCTCCCGGAGTCGACGAATGGCTCGACGCCGACCTGGAGTTCCCGGGCGGCGCCACCGGTACCGCCCGCTGCCACATGGCCTACCACGAGTGGCGGATGAGCTGCCGGATCGTGGGCACGCTCGGTGAGGCCACGGCGGTGAACTTCGTCCAGCCACATCTGGACGACCGGGTCGTGGTGCGCACGGCGTCGGGCGAGCGCACCGAGGAGCTCGGCCGCCGGTCCTCGTACACCTACCAGCTCGACGCCTTCGCCGCCCACCTGCGCCACGGTGCGCCGCTGCCTCTCGACGCCGGGGACGCGGTCACCACCATGCGGCTGATCGACGACTGCTACCGGGCGGCCGGGTTTCCGGTACGGCCGCGAACGGTGCTTCCGAGTGCGACCGGTCCTTGAGAGCGCGGTACACCGATTGCGGGGCAATCGCGGCCCACGGTCATTTCAGGATGTTGACGGCCCGGGCGACCACCAGGACCACAGTCACCAGGGAGACCGAGGACTGCAGCATCATCAGCATCTTGGCCCAGCGCGACAGCGGCATCACGTCGGTCGGGCTGAAGGCGGTGGAGTTGGTGAACGACAGGTACAGGTAGTCCAGGAACGCCGGCTCCCAGTCCGGCGGCGCGGCCTGAGGGCTCTGCATCTGCACGAAGAGGAAGTCGGCGAACTGGTGGTGACCGCGGGCCCGCGCCATCGGGCCACCGCGGTCCCACTCCCAGTACCACAGCGCGAACACGATGACGTTCGTCAGCCAGATGCCGCCGCCGGTCAGCAGCAGCGGCCCGGCGTCCTTCCCCTCGGTGCCGTTCACCAGGCCCGCCACCAGCTGGACCGCCGCCCAGCCGTTGGCCAGGCTGATCACGCCGATCAGGGCCAGGCCCAGCCACCGCAGCCACCGGGTCCGGGGCTCGACCCGCCGTGGGTTCGCGGCGATCAGACCGGCCAGCAGCACCAACTCCAGGACCGGCAGCACCCAGTACGGCTGGAGGGTGAGCCGGTGCGGCAGCATCAGCTGGAAGGCGACCGCCACCAGGATCACGGCGGTCACCGCCCAGCGCGGCTCACCCCGCGTCGCCCGGCGCCACGCGGGTGCCACCTCGCGCTCGCGGCTCTCCAGCAGCCGCTCGATCCTGGCCAGGCGGCTCTCGGCGTCGTCCATACCGTCGGTCATGGCGACGATTGTCCCGGGTCACATATTGATCATGTGACCGGCCAGCCCGTGGATGGCCTCCTTGACCGCCTCGCCGAGCGTCGGGTGGCCGTGCACGTTGCGCGCGACCTCGTGGACGGTCAGGTCCCACTGCTGAGCGAGGGTTAGCTCCGGGAGGAGCTCGGTGACCTCGGGGCCGATCAGGTGGGCGCCCAGGAGCTCGCCGTGCCGGGCGTCGCTGAGGATCTTGACGAAGCCCGCGGTGTCGCCCAGACCGTGCGACTTGCCGTTGGCGGTGAACGGGAACTTCGCCACCTGGACGTCGAAGCCCTGCTCGCGGGCCTGCGCTTCGGTCCAGCCGAAACTGGCGATCTGCGGCTGGCAGTAGGTCGCCCGCGGGATCATGACGTAGTCGAGCTCCATGGTCTCCGCGTCGGCGATCGTCTCTGCCGCCACGATGCCCATCGACTCGGCCGCGTGAGCGAGCATCAGCTTCGCCGTCACGTCGCCGATGGCGTAGATGTGCGGGACGCTCGTGCGGCAGCGCCCGTCGATGTCGATCGCCCCACGGTCGGTGAGCTTCACACCGGTGTTCTCCAGGCCGTAGCCCTGCACGCGCGGCTGGAAGCCGATCGCCTGCAGCACCTTGTCGGCCTGCAGCGTTTGCCGCTGGCCGCCCGTGGTCACCATGACCTTGACCGCATCGCCCGAGTCGTTGATCGCCTCGACCCGGGTGGAGGTCAGCACATTGATGCCGAGCCGCTTGTAACGGCGGGTCAGCTCCGCGGAGACCTCCTCGTCCTCCAGCGGGACGATGCGGTCGAGGAACTCGACGAGGGTGACCTGGACGCCGTAGTTGTGCAGTACGTAGGCGAACTCGACGCCGATGGCGCCGGCGCCCGCGATGATGATGCTCTCCGGGAGCGTGTCGGACAGGATCTGCTCCTCGTACGTCACCACGCGCTCGCTGAGCGAGGTACCGGGCAGCAGCTTCGTGGTGGCGCCGGTGGCGATGATGCAGTGGCCGAAGGTGACGGTTTCCGTGCCGCCGTCGGCGAGGGCGACTTGGAGGGTGTGGTCGTCGGTGAAGGTGCCGTGGCCGGTGTACTGGGTGATCTTGTTCTTCTTCATCAGGTAGTGGACGCCCTTGACACGCCCGTCCGCCACCTTGCGACTGCGGGTGAAGGCCTCGCCGTAGTCGAAGCTCACCTCGCCGTTCACCCGGATGCCGAAGGTCTTGGCCTCCTGGGTGAAGATATGCGCCAGCTCTGCGTTGCGCAGCAGCGCCTTCGACGGGATGCACCCCACGTTGAGGCACACTCCGCCCCAGTACTTCTCCTCTACGACCGCCGCGCTGAGGCCGAGCTGGGCGGCCCTGATCGCCGCGACATATCCGCCCGGGCCGGCGCCCAGGACCACCACGTCAAAGTGTGCGCTCATGACGGCCAGCCTAATGCGAGGACAAAGAAAGATCACAAGGTGACCGCGGGCCACGGCGCAGACGCTGCCGACTGCCAGCCGATGGGCCGTCACCCGCCTGTGCCCGACCTTCGCGATCGCCTGCGAGGGCCACGAGGTGACGACGATCGAGGGCCTGGCCAAGAACGAAGAACTCGACGCCAGGCAGCACGCGTTCATCGCCGACGCACATGGTCACGATGGGCGGCAACATGATGCAGCACGTGCTGATGGAGGACTACCTGCGTCGGTTCCGGCTCGGGCCGCGCACGCAGAGCCTGGCCTGGACTGTGGCAGTGGCGCCGGCGGACTGGATCGGGAGTGGGACCTGGGTCCGGACGGCGCGCGGCCTCAGCGGGCAGGAGCGGGACGCGGTCCGGTTCCGGGTGGCGCAGGGCATCACGGGCCGTCCGGGGAACGCCTCGAAGGGGTGGCGGCGATGGGCGGAGGAGGCCTTCCATCCGCCGTAGCCCTGGCGGGAGTTGCTGGACGCGGCGGTCCGTTCGGCGGCCTCAGGCCCGGGCGCGGGCGCGGGCTACACGTACGGCCGGCCGTCACGGCGCTCGGCCGGGAATGCCCGGCGCCGTGCTGCCGAGCCTTCGGCGCAGGCCGCCCCGGGTCTCCGTGGTCATCGACACCTCCGGCTCGGTCAGTGACACCGAACTGGGCAGCGCGATCCTCGATGTTGCCGCGATCTCCCGTGCCGTGGGCGCCCGTCGCGACCGGATCACCGTGCTGCCGTGCGACGCGGCGGCCCGGATCGTGCACCCGCTGTGCCGCGGCGAGGGCATACCGCCGATGGGCGGTGGGGATACGGATCTTCGTGCGGGCTTCGCCAAGGCGCTCCGAGCGAATCCCCGCCCCTATGCCATCGTGGTCCTGACCGACGGCCAGACGCCCTGGCCGGCACGCGACCACCGTGCCGGACGGTGGTGGGTCTGTTCCCTCGGCAGCACGCAGCGAGGTCGTGGGACGAGGACGATCCCGTGCCGGACTCGCCGCCCGACTGGGCACGAGTGGTCGTCATCGGGTCGGCTCCCGCCGCCCGGTGAGGCAGCGATCCCGGGCACTGGAGGGGCTCGCGCCTCAACCCGAAGATCACGGCTCCCGGTGCTCGTGCGACGCCGCTTCCAGCGCCTCGGCCTCCGCCTCCGCCAGGCGTGTCTCGGCCTCGACGTCGATCGACCGGGTGAGCAGCCAGTAGAGCGCCGCGGAGACGGGCAGCCCGATGAACAGGGCGATGTCCGCTCCGCCGAGCGCCTCGGCGGCAGGTCCGACGTAGAGCGTGCCGACGGAGAAGAACGGCACCATCACGGCGAACCCGACCAGGTAGGCGATGATGCCGTGCCAGCCCCAGCGGCCGTAGATGCCGTGCGGATTGAAGATCTCGGCGACCGCGTAGTGGCCGCGGCGCACCACGTAGTAGTCCATGAGGTTGACCGCGGTCCACGGAATGAACAGGTAGAGCACCAGCAGAAGGAAGTTGTTGAAGTTCTCCAGGAAGTGGGCGGTGGCGGCCAGCGCACCCACCACGGAGAGCACCGCGGTGAGGCCGATCGTCACGAGCCGTACGGCCAGGGTCGGCCGCACTCTCTTGAACGAGTCGATCGCGCTGATGAGCGTGAGGGACCCGCCGTACATGTTCAGCGCGGTCACCGAGATCAGGCCCAGGGCGGCGAACAGCAGCACGATCGCGCCGAACCCGCTGAAGACCTTGTCACCCGCGGCGTTGATCGAGCGGATCGTCTCGAAATCCTCGCCCGCCCACGCGGCGAGCAGCGCCCCGAGCATCATCAGCCAGATACCGCCGAGCGCCGACCCGAAGTACGTCCAGTAGAAGGTCTTGCGGACGGTCACGTCCGGAGGGAGGTAGCGGGAGTAGTCCGAGACGTAGATGGCCCAGCTGATCTGGTAACCGGCGACCACGCCGAACTGCGCGAGGAACGGGGTCCACTGGAAGCCGCCGAGGTCGAAGGAGCCGGGGGGATAGTGCAGGGTGACCAGCACGCCCACGGTGAAGACCCCGAAGATGACCAGGAAGGTGTAGGTGAGGACCCGCTCGGCGCGGTGGATGACGTCATAGCCCACCAGCGCGATGACCAGCGCGATGAGGGTGACCACGACGACCCACAGCTTGACGCCGCCGTGCACCGTGGTGTGCAGCGCCTCGCCGGCCAGGATCGTGTTGAAGACGTTGAATCCGGCGTACTGCACATAGGCGAACAGCCACACCAGCAGGGCTCCGACATAGCCGAACTGCGGCCGAGACTGGATCATCTGCGGCAGACCCAGTTGCGGGCCCTGCGCGGAGTGGAAGGCCATGAAGAACGTGCCGAGGATGGTGCCCGCGGCGATGGCGATCAGCGACCAGACGAGGTTGCCGCCCTCGGTGATGCTGATCAGTCCCACCGCCAGAGTGGCGATCTGCGCGTTGGACATGAACCACAGAGGCCCGAGGTGCCACAGCTTTCCGTGCCGCTCGTCCAGGGGGACGTAGTCGATGGAGCGGATTTCCAGACCCGATACCCGTGGCTGTGATGCTGTGGTCACGAGTGCCTCCTTTGATGATATTCACCATCGAATGAGAAGATTCTCCACCCATGACCACGTTCATCCCCCGAGCCGCACCGGTCAAGGAGGACCGTACCGGCCGGTGGGTCCGACCGGCCCGCACTCCTCCGCTTCCCGGCGGGCTGCCGAGGCGGCACCGATAAGCCTACGAAGTGGTAACAGGCGACAACCGTGAGGTAGTTGCCGTGGTCTAGCCCACCATGAAGATCTCTTTCCTGCTCCACAACGCCTACGGAATCGGAGGCACGATCACCACCACGTTCAACTTGGCCCACGCACTGGCCGAGCGGCACGAGGTGGAGATCGTCTCCGCGCTGCGGCACCGGGAGCACCCGACCTTCACCCTGGACCCGAGGGTGTCGCTGCGGCCACTGGTGGACCTCAGGCAGGAGGAGCGGCATCCGTTGCATCTGAGACCGGCGAGGGTGTTCCCGCGCGGCGAGTACCGGTACCGGCAGTACAGCGAGTTGACCGACCAGCGGCTCGGCGAGTGCCTCGCCACGATCGACGCCGACGTCGTGATCGGAACCAGGCCGGGCCTCAACGTGCATCTCGCGCTCCAGGCTCCGCGCCACGTCGTACGCATCGGGCAGGAGCACCTCACCCTGGACAATCATCCGCCGCGGCTGCGCAACACGCTGCGCCGTGCCTACCGTGGGCTCGACGCGATCACCACGGTGACCGAGGCGGACGCCGCCGTCTACCGGCGCAAGATGAGGCTGCCCGGCGTACGGGTGGAGACACTCCCGAACAGCGTGCCGGATCCCGCACTGCCGGCGGCGGACGGCAACGCGAAAGTGGTCGTCGCGGCCGGCCGACTGGTCCCGGTGAAACGGTACGACCTGCTCATCGAGGCCTTCGCCGTGGTCGCCGCCGAACGCCCGGACTGGCAGCTGCGCATCTACGGCAGGGGTGAGCAACACGATCGGCTGCGACAGCTCATCGCGGACCTCGGTCTGTGGAACAACGTCTTCCTGATGGGTGCGGTGGCTCCCATGGAAGCGGAGTGGGTCAAGGGCTCGATCGGAGCGGCCGCCTCCAGCTTCGAGCCGTTCGGCATGACGATCGTCGAGGCGATGCGCTGCGGCCTGCCGGTGGTGAGCACCGACTGCCCCTATGGACCCGGTGAAATCATCCAGGACGGGGTCGACGGCCGGCTCGTTCCGGTCGGGGACCGTGACGCGCTGGGCGCGGCCCTGCTGGAACTGGTCCGTGACGACGACCGGCGCCGCGATACGGGCCGAGCGGCCCTGGAGAACGCGCGGCGGTTCTCTCCCGGCCCTGTGGTCGAGCAGGCCGAGCGCCTGTTCGCCGAGGCGGTCTCGGCGAGAAGGGCGGGGCGACGGGCCGTACAAAGGCGTGCCCGCGTGCACCGCGTCCTCGTCAGCCAGGGTTTCGCCGCCCGCGACGTCGCATCCGCCGCGGCCGGCAGCGCGCTGCGCCTTGCATGGAGGGGGCGGCGGTGAGCGGGGGCGACGGTGCGCAACCACGCGTCGACTGCGTGGTCGATACGGACGGCCGCATCACCTTCGGTCTGCCGATGGGGTCGACCGAAGGTCATCAGTTGCTGCTGCGGCTGCGCCCGAAGAAGGGACAACCCGAGAAGGTCCGTCACGTCCTTGACCTGGAGCTCGCCGACGACGGTCGCCGACGCGCCGTCCTGGGCCCGGACGCCGTTCTCGCGGAGGGCCGGTGGGACGTGTACCTGCTCCGGGAACCGGGATCCCAGCGGCAGCGTGTGCGCCCAGGCCTGCGCGACCTACGGGCCCTCGTCGACGGACACCTGCATGACCGGCGGTCACCGCTGGCCGTGCGCATTCCCTACGTCACCAAGGACGGCTGTCTCGCGGTACGGGCCTGGTTGCGCCCCGCCCACGCGGAGGTCGACGGCATCGACGTCACGGACCGGTCGATGACGGTCGGCGCACGCCTGCACGGCGCCTCGCTCGGGGAGGGAGCCGTCGTATGCCTGCGCCTGCGGGGCGGCAGCGGCACCCTACGCGTCCTCGAGCCGCGGGCCGGCGACGACGGCCGAAGCTTCTCCTTCACCGTCGACTACGAGGAGTTGGACGCCGGCACGGGCGCTGGGAGCGGCGTCTGGGACGTCTTCGTGCAGCCTGCCGCGGCAGCACCTCTCATCCGGGTCGCCCGTCTCCTCGACGACGTGGCGGACCGCAAGGAGGTGTTCGTCTACCCGGCGGTCACGCACGGCGGTGCCGTCCTGCGCCCCTACTACACCGTCGACAACGACCTCTCCGTGACGGTGACGAAGGCTGGTTGAGGCTCGGTCGGCAGCAGGCCCTGGAGGCAGGCGGGTGATCAGTACTCCAGTTCGGGGCGCAGGGGGCCGCCCACCGCGTGGAGGTGCCGCAGCACCTGGGCGTAGGAGTTGAGGAGTCCGGTCTCGTGATACGCGATGCCGTGCCGGGCGCAGAACGTGCGCACGAGTTCCTGGGCATGGCGCAGGCTGGGCCGCGGCATGGAGGGGAACAGGTGGTGCTCGATCTGGTAGTTCAGCCCGCCGAGCGCGAGGTCGGTGATCCGGCCGCCGCGGATGTTGCGTGAGGTCAGTACCTGCCGGCGCAGGAAATCGATCTTGTCGTCCTTGGCGAACATGGCCATGCCCTTGTGGTTGGGGGCGAAAGAGCACCCCATGTACAGCCCGAACAGGCCTTGGTGCACGGCGATGAAGCACACGGCCTGGACGGGAGACAGGACCAGGAACACGGCGGCGAGATAGCCGCCGAGATGCGCCGTCAGCAGTCCCGCTTCGGCCAGCTTGGTCGTCCGCGAGGTCGCGGTGCCGGTGCGGTCGAGCAGCGCCCGTACGCCGGCGACGTGCAGGGCGAGTCCTTCCAGAAGCAGCATCGGGAAGAACAGCCAGGCCTGGTGACGGGCCAGCCAGGCATACGCCCCGCTGCGGACGCGGGCGTGGTCCTCGGTGAAGGCGATCGCGCCATCGGCGATGTCGGGGTCGCGGTCGACGTGGTTGGGGTGGGAATGGTGCCGGTTGTGCTTGGCGATCCACCAGCCGTAGC harbors:
- a CDS encoding cytosine permease, which encodes MTTASQPRVSGLEIRSIDYVPLDERHGKLWHLGPLWFMSNAQIATLAVGLISITEGGNLVWSLIAIAAGTILGTFFMAFHSAQGPQLGLPQMIQSRPQFGYVGALLVWLFAYVQYAGFNVFNTILAGEALHTTVHGGVKLWVVVVTLIALVIALVGYDVIHRAERVLTYTFLVIFGVFTVGVLVTLHYPPGSFDLGGFQWTPFLAQFGVVAGYQISWAIYVSDYSRYLPPDVTVRKTFYWTYFGSALGGIWLMMLGALLAAWAGEDFETIRSINAAGDKVFSGFGAIVLLFAALGLISVTALNMYGGSLTLISAIDSFKRVRPTLAVRLVTIGLTAVLSVVGALAATAHFLENFNNFLLLVLYLFIPWTAVNLMDYYVVRRGHYAVAEIFNPHGIYGRWGWHGIIAYLVGFAVMVPFFSVGTLYVGPAAEALGGADIALFIGLPVSAALYWLLTRSIDVEAETRLAEAEAEALEAASHEHREP
- a CDS encoding zinc ribbon domain-containing protein: MSRKLPLGEGETARTACARGLLRTGVEERGGEVLSAAVLSERVGWAADLVSGMAAALLAEHWNTGDVDVLARGEDAGGRALPSNAWMALRRLGWAVGPSEGIRVNDRIVRMAQETAGRTLRSAKWRADLTAAVIATWPADPARRTAEEWDAVREAVPGGRSVPSGVIKSRTRQIAAFVKEHGRMPADVFEVEAAPRSARMLLLSACDGQQDTIERHETDPGRALLRLQLPTRPHPRSYADWGWVACPLALPPTIPANVVLHLPTLRIHQGRVRADLAYTHAVPKIQRTGHVVALGVDWGLNTLLSAGAARLHGDGTITALGAGAMFRAAGVLAKQHRLRRQGEHLHTKAGHYERLIGGAEEHYLTGRHAVLADEIRHVSYRRSNLNDALARAAARWAVDQAITAGASVIYVEDLRSMEARGMGRSINTRMSQAVRGRIVDRMRHLAAEAGIAVVTVPARGTSKRCPHCLVPLRHRKAPDRPTTPGWKWAVCGSCGWQGDRDQGAWRRIAARGLTHQTKTVTDRTSGAMTIRTVVDRLEAGAVITAPPPKSSRTDRSKTGPTRHRTTRPAPRRRRAPSPARPSGSAGQRPEGHAHTDRTRLPRAAHRHQGVTTISTPTTSRHRPRGAALGAGFHLHTHATPPRWAEPMPDTTTCIGSLS
- the lpdA gene encoding dihydrolipoyl dehydrogenase; protein product: MSAHFDVVVLGAGPGGYVAAIRAAQLGLSAAVVEEKYWGGVCLNVGCIPSKALLRNAELAHIFTQEAKTFGIRVNGEVSFDYGEAFTRSRKVADGRVKGVHYLMKKNKITQYTGHGTFTDDHTLQVALADGGTETVTFGHCIIATGATTKLLPGTSLSERVVTYEEQILSDTLPESIIIAGAGAIGVEFAYVLHNYGVQVTLVEFLDRIVPLEDEEVSAELTRRYKRLGINVLTSTRVEAINDSGDAVKVMVTTGGQRQTLQADKVLQAIGFQPRVQGYGLENTGVKLTDRGAIDIDGRCRTSVPHIYAIGDVTAKLMLAHAAESMGIVAAETIADAETMELDYVMIPRATYCQPQIASFGWTEAQAREQGFDVQVAKFPFTANGKSHGLGDTAGFVKILSDARHGELLGAHLIGPEVTELLPELTLAQQWDLTVHEVARNVHGHPTLGEAVKEAIHGLAGHMINM
- a CDS encoding glycosyltransferase family 4 protein, translating into MKISFLLHNAYGIGGTITTTFNLAHALAERHEVEIVSALRHREHPTFTLDPRVSLRPLVDLRQEERHPLHLRPARVFPRGEYRYRQYSELTDQRLGECLATIDADVVIGTRPGLNVHLALQAPRHVVRIGQEHLTLDNHPPRLRNTLRRAYRGLDAITTVTEADAAVYRRKMRLPGVRVETLPNSVPDPALPAADGNAKVVVAAGRLVPVKRYDLLIEAFAVVAAERPDWQLRIYGRGEQHDRLRQLIADLGLWNNVFLMGAVAPMEAEWVKGSIGAAASSFEPFGMTIVEAMRCGLPVVSTDCPYGPGEIIQDGVDGRLVPVGDRDALGAALLELVRDDDRRRDTGRAALENARRFSPGPVVEQAERLFAEAVSARRAGRRAVQRRARVHRVLVSQGFAARDVASAAAGSALRLAWRGRR
- a CDS encoding fatty acid desaturase, with the translated sequence MTTDVSYRDAGPADHAEMTKPLPGGRGSDYAALSREVKRSGLLKRRPGYYSVKVGANLLLLAAGWTAFALIGQSWWQLVTAAFLAVMFTQTGFIGHDAGHHQIAASKRVNNVLGRVHADLLIGLSYGWWIAKHNRHHSHPNHVDRDPDIADGAIAFTEDHARVRSGAYAWLARHQAWLFFPMLLLEGLALHVAGVRALLDRTGTATSRTTKLAEAGLLTAHLGGYLAAVFLVLSPVQAVCFIAVHQGLFGLYMGCSFAPNHKGMAMFAKDDKIDFLRRQVLTSRNIRGGRITDLALGGLNYQIEHHLFPSMPRPSLRHAQELVRTFCARHGIAYHETGLLNSYAQVLRHLHAVGGPLRPELEY